The genome window AATGTAGTATATTTGCAGCTGAAAGAGTTTATTAGCATGAATCCAATCCTTGATCTAGATTTTATAGATAATCGTACACCGGAACAAGCCTCTGCGGCTGCATCCAGTGATACGCAGGTATCCAAAGAAACCAACACCGGCAGATCCCGAAAACTGTATATTGAGAGTTATGGTTGTGCCATGAACTTCTCTGATAGTGAGATTGTGTCGTCTATCATGTTTGAGCAAGGTTTTGATACCACTTCTGATATCGCACAGGCTGACCTTGTGTTCCTGAATACATGCTCTATCCGGGAGAAAGCTGAGCAGACGGTACGTAACCGTTTAGGCCAGATAAACCACTATAAAAAGAAGAAGCCGGCCATGATGGTGGGTATACTTGGCTGTATGGCTGAGCGCCTGAAGAAATCGTTGCTAGAGGAAGAAAAGATTGTGGACCTGGTAGTTGGCCCGGATGCTTACCGCGACCTGCCAAATCTTATTAATGAAGTTGATGGTGGCCAGAAAGCAGTAAACGTATTACTGTCCCGTGAGGAAACTTACGCAGATATCAACCCCATCCGACTGAACAGCAACGGGGTAAGCGCCTTTATCTCCATCATGCGTGGTTGCGATAACATGTGTTCTTTCTGTGTGGTACCATTTACCCGTGGCCGTGAACGTTCCCGTGATGCGCATTCTATTGTGCGGGAAGCAGAAGCGCTGGTAGCTCAGGGATATAAAGAGGTAACACTGCTGGGTCAGAATGTGGACTCATACAAATGGGCTTCTGAAGACGGAACAGAATCAGTAAACTTCGCGCAGCTGCTGGAAATGGTGGCTTTGCTATCGCCTGACCTTCGTGTTCGTTTCTCTACTTCGCATCCTAAGGATATTACAGATGAAGTACTTTATACCATGAAGAAGTATGATAACATCTGCAAATACATCCACTTGCCGGCACAGAGCGGGAACTCCCGAGTACTGGAACTGATGAACCGTACCTACGACCGTGAATGGTACATTAATCGTGTAGATGCTATCCGAGCTATACTTGGAGAAGAATGCGGTATTTCTTCGGATATGATTGCAGGCTTCTGTACTGAAACGGAAGAAGAGCACCAGGATACGCTGAGCTTAATGGATTACGTACAGTACGATTACTCTTACATGTTCTTCTATTCAGAGCGACCTGGTACCCTAGCTGCCCGCAAACTGGAAGATGATATTCCATTGGAAGTAAAAAAACGCAGGTTAGATGAGATCATCAACAAGCAGCGCGAAACTTCCCTTGCACGTAACAAACGAGATATTGGTAAGGTGCACAAAGTGCTGGTAGAAGGACCATCTAAAAAATCTGAAGACCAACTGAGCGGCCGCAATGACCAGAATAAAGTAGTGATCTTTGATAAAAAACACTATAAGAAAGGTGATTACGTGAACGTCCTGGTACACGATTGCAGCGTAGGCACCCTGTTCGGCGAAGCTATCGATTAGAAATGAAAATTTGGAAATGTGAAGATTTGAAAATGATTAATCTTCACATCAACACATCTTCAAATTTCCAAATCTTCTAATCTCCAAATCTAACTCATGCGCAACATCGATATACAAAGTATAAAACAGCGATTCGGGATTATAGGCAATTCGCCTCTACTGAACCATGCCATTCAGGTAGCGGCACAAGTAGCACCTACCGACATGACCGTACTGATAACCGGTGAGAGTGGCAGTGGTAAAGAATCTTTTTCCAAGATTATCCATCAGTTGAGCCCGCGCAAACATGGTCAGTTTATAGCCATAAATTGTGGCGCCATACCAGAAGGAACTATAGATTCGGAGTTATTTGGTCACGAAAAAGGCTCTTTTACAGGCGCCCACGATACCCGCAAGGGTTATTTTGAGGTAACAGATGGTGGCACTATATTTTTGGACGAAATTGGTGAAATGCCGCTGGGTACCCAGGCACGCCTGCTGCGTGTGCTGGAAAATGGTGAATTTATAAAAGTAGGCTCATCTAAAGTTCAGAAAACGGATGTACGTGTAGTAGCTGCTACCAATGTAAACTTGCTGAACGCTGTAGAAAAAGGCCGTTTCAGAGAAGATCTATACTATAGATTAAATACAGTTCCGATCACAGTTCCACCTTTACGCGAGCGTGGAGAAGATATTTATTTGCTGTTCCGAAAATTTGCCAGTGACTTTGCGGAGAAATACCGTGTAAAACCCATCACCCTGACACCAGAGGCTATTCCGGTGTTAATTGATTTCCGTTTTCCTGGTAACATTCGTCAGCTAAAAAATATTGTAGAGCAGATCTCGGTGCTGGAGTATGAGCGTGAGATAGATGCAGAAACACTGAAGCGATACCTGCCACGCGAGCAGGCCAGTCATGTACCAGCACTATTAAATACTGAAAAAGCTGCAGAACAGCCCTTTTCGGAACGTGATATACTTTACAAAGTGTTGTTTGATATGCGGCGCGATGTGTCGGATCTGAAAAAGCTGGTTTTTGAAATGCTCACGCACCAGCCTGCTGAAACAGACCTGCTAAAGGAACATAGCCATTTGTTTGAAAATATTGGTCATTTTGACTCACATACCTATCCTGCTCAGGAACAGACAGATGGTTTTTATCTGCCAATGAAGCAGGCGCAGCCTCACGAGTACGAAGATCAAAAAATAGAAGATATCCAGCATGAAAACGCTGAAGAAAGTCTATCTTTAGAGGATAAGGAAAAGGAAATGATTGTGAAGGCGCTGAAAAAGCATAACAACAAACGCAAATACGCTGCACAGGATCTTGGCATATCAGAACGAACGCTGTACAGAAAACTGAAACAGTATGAAATTGAAGAATAACTTAATTAAACTTTATACCTTCGGGCTGCTGTCTCTGCCATTGTTGTTCAGTGGCTGTGGAGTTTATTCGTTTACTGGTACTACCATCTCCCCGGATATAAAAACCATCTCAATTCAGAACTTTGAGAACCCGACCGGTGAAGGCCCTGCTAATTTAACGCAGATAGTTACCAATAACTTCAAAAACTACTACCGCCGTAACACTAATCTTACGCTTTTACAACAGGAAGGCGACCTGCAACTGGAAGGCCAGATCGTGAGCTTTACAGTATCACCGGCCGCTATTGAGCGTGAAGGAGAAGTTGACCGTGCAGCCTTAAACAGGCTTACATTAGGTGTACAGGTGCGCTACACAAACAGTAAGAACCCTGAAGAAAATTTTGACCAACTCTTTTCTATTTCCCAGGATTTCGACGAGAATACAGATGTAACTCAACTTCCGCCAGCATTTATCGAGGAACTTACCGAACGCCTGGTAACGGATGTATTTAATAAAACAGTAGCAAACTGGTAAGTATAAGCCCATTAAGTATAGCATACCCCCAATGAACAGATCAGCTTTTCTTGAACTGATACAGAAGGCTTCGAACATTACAGATCAGCAGACTGCGGAACTGGAAAAGGTAGCACATGCCTTTCCATACTGCCAGACCGCTCACCTGCTGCTGGCTAAATCTGCCTATGATAAGGGAAGCATGCTATCTACGCAGCGTCTGCGTCGTGCAGCAGCATATGCCACCGACCGACAGTTGCTGAAGCGTGTAATCTATACTTCACCAGTTGCAACCCCGGAATTTGATGAAACTGCAGTAACTGAACAGCCAGCCGCTGCACAGGAAACAGAAAGTAACTCCCAAGATCAAATTATAGTTACTACTTCAGTAACTGAGCCATCAGAAAATATTGAAATAAATACTGCTGATTATACCGATCAGCAAATTATAGTTGCAAAGGTTCCGGAAACAGTAACCCTACCAACTGATGAAGAAGTTATAGAAGAGCTTGCAGATGAAGCTATAGTTCTTTCAGCAACAGTAGCAGAAATGCATGTCATTTCAGAGCAACAGCCTGATTCTGAACTAGCCGATTTACTAACTATAAGCAGCCTGAGTTCTTCTTTTACTGATTTGCTTGCGCAGGCTCCTGATGCAGACTCAGTGACAGAAGATGAGTTTGTAATTGAGAACACAACACAGCTTCATGACACAGCAATCGCTCTAGCTGAGTTAGAGCAGGATGAGATACCTTTTGCAGACCCTGAAACGGAAGTTCATTTAAATAGCTTTACTCCTGCTGTACTTCATGAGGAAGAACCAACTGAAGTGTTTACGGCCGCACATCCGGAAGATGCAACAGTGAACTATAATTTCAGTGAGATTGACCGCATGTATGCGGAAGATGCATTGGGGTACTGGATGGGCTCCAGCAGAATGGGCGAACAATTGCAGCTTAAAAACGAATATACCCGGCCAAAGCCGCATGCTTTCCATCCGGAGCTTATACTGGAGTATAACAAAACGCATGAACTGGAGAAAGCTATACAGCCTGCTACCAACATCCTGAGCGAGCAACTGGATATTATAGATCAGTTCCTGAAGCTGAATCCAAGGCTTAAGACTATGGCAAACCTTAAGCTGAAGCCTGAGCCCCAGGAAGATCTTTCGTTGAAAAATTCGAAAATAAAAAAGGGAATGGCCTCTGAGAGTCTTGCTATTATCTTCTTAAAACAGGGGAAAGTAAAAAAGGCAATCAAAATATATGAGCTTCTCATTTTGAAAAATCCGGAAAAAAAGAGTTACTTTGCTGAACAGATAGAAAAATTACAAAACATAGACTAAAATGTACATCGCCCTTATCAGTATTATCGTTTTCATTTGCGTGTTGCTAATTTTGGTTGTGCTAGCACAAAACCCTAAAGGAGGCGGGCTTTCTAGCCAGTTTGGAGGCAGCACCAGCCAGTTAATGGGTGTAAAACGTACTGGTGACCTTCTGGAAAAATTAACGTGGGGTTTTGCAATTGCCCTTGTACTGTTAACACTGGGTACCCATACTATGGTAGGTACTTCAAACGAAGGTTCTGTGAACAGAAGCATTAACGAAGAGCGTGCACGTCAGTCTCAGTTACCAGGTGCCCCTGCTGCATTGCCAGGTGCTACAGATACTGCCAAAACTGCTATTCCTGATGCAGGTGAAATTCCTGAGATGGTCGACACAGCTACAAACAATCAGTAAGCAAAACAATAAGTATAAATATCAAGTAAGCCAACCAATTGAGGTTGGCTTTTTTGTTTTCCATACTGCCACTACTGTTCAACATTTACAAAATAAGTTCCCTTCTCTGACAAAAAATGACAAAATTGTCAGGTATGACAGTTCTTGTGTCTGCAAAATTGGCTTAAACAGGCCAATTAATCGGCTTGGCACAGGAAATGATAAGTACTTCATCGGTTTAAAAGTTTAAAATCAACCATAAAACCTAATAACATTAACAAACTATGTCAATCAGCATTAAACCATTAGCAGACAGAGTGATCGTAGCTCCTGCTGCAGCAGAAGAAAAAACGAAGTCTGGTATCATTATTCCGGACACTGCTAAAGAGAAACCACAGCGTGGTGAGGTAGTAGCCGTTGGCGAAGGCAAAGTATCTGAGCAAGGTACTCTTATGAAGCCACAGGTTAAAGTAGGCGACCAGGTGTTGTATGGCAAATATGCAGGTACTGAGATCTCAGTAGATGGCGGCGATTACCTGATCATGCGTGAGTCAGATATTCTGGCAGTACTTTAATCAAATCTATTCAGTAAAACTTAACTAGAACATAAACTATGGCTAAGAACATCACATTTGATGCCGAAGCTCGCCACAAAATAAAGTCTGGCGTTGACAAACTGGCAAATGCTGTAAAAGTTACCTTAGGTCCTAAAGGCCGTAACGTAATCATTGACAAAAAATTTGGTGCCCCTACTATCACAAAAGATGGTGTTTCAGTTGCGAAAGAAATCGAGCTGAAAGATGCTATCGAGAACATGGGTGCACAGCTGGTAAAAGAAGTAGCATCTAAAACTGCTGATCAGGCTGGTGACGGTACTACAACAGCAACTGTATTGGCTCAGGCAATCTATACTGCCGGTATTAAAAACGTAGCAGCCGGTGCTAACCCAATGGACCTGAAGCGTGGTGTAGACAAAGCTGTACATGCAGTAGTTGAGAACCTGCGCGCGCAGTCTAAGAAAATCGAGAACTCTTCTGAAATTGCTCAGGTAGGTACAATCTCTGCCAACAACGATGCTGAGATCGGTAAAATGATCGCGGATGCAATGGATAAGGTTGGTAAAGACGGCGTTATCACAGTTGAAGAAGCAAAAGGTACTGAAACTGAAGTGAAGACTGTAGAAGGTATGCAGTTTGACCGTGGTTACCTTTCTCCATACTTTGTTACTAACGCAGAGAAGATGGAAGCTGAATTTGACAATCCTTTCATCCTGATCTACGACAAGAAAGTTTCTACTATGAAAGAACTGCTTCCAGTATTGGAGCAGGTTGTTCAGACTGGCAGAGGCCTTGTAATAGTAGCTGAAGATGTAGATGGTGAAGCACTTGCTACACTTGTAGTTAACAAACTGCGTGGTTCTCTTAAAATTGCTGCTGTTAAAGCTCCTGGCTTCGGTGACAGAAGAAAAGCTATGCTGGAAGATATCGCTATCCTGACTGGCGGTACTGTAATTTCTGAAGAGCGCGGTTACAAACTGGAGAACGCTACGCTGGATTACTTAGGTAAAGCTGAGAAAGTGATCATCGACAAGGACAACACAACTATAGTTAATGGTGGTGGTCAGAAAGATGACATCGTAGCACGTGTTAACCAGATCAAAGCGCAGATGGAAACTACAACATCTGACTACGACAAAGAAAAACTTCAGGAGCGTTTAGCTAAGCTTTCTGGTGGTGTTGCTATCCTTTACATTGGTGCTTCTACTGAAGTTGAGATGAAAGAAAAGAAAGACCGCGTAGATGATGCCCTTCATGCTACTCGCGCTGCCGTTGAAGAAGGTATCGTAGCTGGTGGTGGTGTTGCCCTGATCCGTGCTTTAGATGCCCTTAATAACATCGACGTTTACAATGCTGATGAGCAGACTGGTGTTCAGATAATCAAAACTGCACTGGAAGCCCCTCTTAGAACAATCGTTTCTAACGCTGGTGGCGAAGGTTCAGTGGTAGTACAGGCTGTTCGAGAAGGTAAAGCTGACTTCGGTTACAATGCCCGCGACGACAAGTATGAAAACATGTTTGCAGCTGGTATCATTGACCCAACTAAAGTTACGCGTCTTGCTTTAGAGAACGCTGCTTCTATCGCAGGTTTGCTTCTAACTACTGACTGTGTAGTTTCTGAAGAGCCTGCTGAAGAAGGTGCTCCTATGGGCGGCGGTATGCCAGGTGGCATGGGCGGCATGGGCGGCATGATGTAATCAGACATCCCATAGTATAAATATAAAAAGCCCTTGTATCATCAGGTACAAGGGCTTTTTGTTTCAAAACAGACTTTTGGAATTGTTGAAGTATAGATGCTGGAGCTATATATAAATATGAAATACCCCTTACTTCTCTAACTCTTTAGCTCCTAAACTTTTTAAATTTCTAACTCCCTGATAGCTATAGTTATATCATGTGGAGCTACTTCATCGCCTCCAAAATATGGGTATAGCTGGTAGCCTTCTGCTTTGCCATTACAGTGCCTAGGCAACTCTACAGCATTACCGTTTAGTGTAAACACATACTTATTATCCTGTACCTGTATTTCATAAGTATAAGCCTTGTTAAGGTCTACTACCCCTACCATTTTAGACTGGCGAACTTTGTTCAGGTAAGTATAGGCATGTATCTCTAACTGATTATTATACCAGCGCCACCCAAAGCGTGCACTGTTACTGTGGTGGTCAGTTCGGCAATCGGCTATGCCATATAGTTTATTGATATCACCTTGGTTGGCATCTGTTGTGGTTTTGTAAGTAGCAGAGGCATCGAAGGTAGCTTCAAATTTAAGTGTAGTTACACTGCGCACAACAAAAGGTGAATCTGAACTATGCTCTCCCTTTTTTATAGTATAAACTATAGCTTGTGGTTCTGGGTCGGTGGTTACAGGCGTAACAGTAACGGTCTGGCAGGCAGACAGCAATAATAATGAAAGCGCAGCCCACTGCCGGCACTTTCGGGGTAAAGAAAACATTGGCTAAAAATGTAAAAGTTTGGCTATAAGTTAAATTTTAAAGTATAAGCAATCTTATATATAAGCTACTGATTATTAACAGATAGCAGCATTGAAATTGCAAATGCAAAAGTATAAAAATTATAACATAAAAAAGGCCTCGCTAAAATTAGCGAGGCCTTTTTTATAAAATATTTTACAAATGCATTAGCCGCGACCGTGCATCATGTACATCAGTTTGCGTGTAAGTGCTACCAGTATCAAACCAGCCAATATTACGAATCCACCAATAGCTGAGAAAATGGTCATTGCGCCAAGTTCTTCTACATAGGATGCAATGTAACCACCTGCAATCTGAGCGATGAATGGAGCCAGGAACCAAACCCCCATCAGCATAGAAACAAGAGTTACCGGAGCAAGACGAGTTACCATTGAAAGTCCGATTGGAGAAAGGCAAAGTTCACCAATAGTGTGGAAGAAGTAAGTGGCGATCAACCATGCAAGACTTGCTTTGA of Pontibacter deserti contains these proteins:
- the groES gene encoding co-chaperone GroES, yielding MSISIKPLADRVIVAPAAAEEKTKSGIIIPDTAKEKPQRGEVVAVGEGKVSEQGTLMKPQVKVGDQVLYGKYAGTEISVDGGDYLIMRESDILAVL
- the miaB gene encoding tRNA (N6-isopentenyl adenosine(37)-C2)-methylthiotransferase MiaB — encoded protein: MNPILDLDFIDNRTPEQASAAASSDTQVSKETNTGRSRKLYIESYGCAMNFSDSEIVSSIMFEQGFDTTSDIAQADLVFLNTCSIREKAEQTVRNRLGQINHYKKKKPAMMVGILGCMAERLKKSLLEEEKIVDLVVGPDAYRDLPNLINEVDGGQKAVNVLLSREETYADINPIRLNSNGVSAFISIMRGCDNMCSFCVVPFTRGRERSRDAHSIVREAEALVAQGYKEVTLLGQNVDSYKWASEDGTESVNFAQLLEMVALLSPDLRVRFSTSHPKDITDEVLYTMKKYDNICKYIHLPAQSGNSRVLELMNRTYDREWYINRVDAIRAILGEECGISSDMIAGFCTETEEEHQDTLSLMDYVQYDYSYMFFYSERPGTLAARKLEDDIPLEVKKRRLDEIINKQRETSLARNKRDIGKVHKVLVEGPSKKSEDQLSGRNDQNKVVIFDKKHYKKGDYVNVLVHDCSVGTLFGEAID
- a CDS encoding LptE family protein, giving the protein MKLKNNLIKLYTFGLLSLPLLFSGCGVYSFTGTTISPDIKTISIQNFENPTGEGPANLTQIVTNNFKNYYRRNTNLTLLQQEGDLQLEGQIVSFTVSPAAIEREGEVDRAALNRLTLGVQVRYTNSKNPEENFDQLFSISQDFDENTDVTQLPPAFIEELTERLVTDVFNKTVANW
- the groL gene encoding chaperonin GroEL (60 kDa chaperone family; promotes refolding of misfolded polypeptides especially under stressful conditions; forms two stacked rings of heptamers to form a barrel-shaped 14mer; ends can be capped by GroES; misfolded proteins enter the barrel where they are refolded when GroES binds), coding for MAKNITFDAEARHKIKSGVDKLANAVKVTLGPKGRNVIIDKKFGAPTITKDGVSVAKEIELKDAIENMGAQLVKEVASKTADQAGDGTTTATVLAQAIYTAGIKNVAAGANPMDLKRGVDKAVHAVVENLRAQSKKIENSSEIAQVGTISANNDAEIGKMIADAMDKVGKDGVITVEEAKGTETEVKTVEGMQFDRGYLSPYFVTNAEKMEAEFDNPFILIYDKKVSTMKELLPVLEQVVQTGRGLVIVAEDVDGEALATLVVNKLRGSLKIAAVKAPGFGDRRKAMLEDIAILTGGTVISEERGYKLENATLDYLGKAEKVIIDKDNTTIVNGGGQKDDIVARVNQIKAQMETTTSDYDKEKLQERLAKLSGGVAILYIGASTEVEMKEKKDRVDDALHATRAAVEEGIVAGGGVALIRALDALNNIDVYNADEQTGVQIIKTALEAPLRTIVSNAGGEGSVVVQAVREGKADFGYNARDDKYENMFAAGIIDPTKVTRLALENAASIAGLLLTTDCVVSEEPAEEGAPMGGGMPGGMGGMGGMM
- the secG gene encoding preprotein translocase subunit SecG, coding for MYIALISIIVFICVLLILVVLAQNPKGGGLSSQFGGSTSQLMGVKRTGDLLEKLTWGFAIALVLLTLGTHTMVGTSNEGSVNRSINEERARQSQLPGAPAALPGATDTAKTAIPDAGEIPEMVDTATNNQ
- a CDS encoding sigma-54 interaction domain-containing protein, with the translated sequence MRNIDIQSIKQRFGIIGNSPLLNHAIQVAAQVAPTDMTVLITGESGSGKESFSKIIHQLSPRKHGQFIAINCGAIPEGTIDSELFGHEKGSFTGAHDTRKGYFEVTDGGTIFLDEIGEMPLGTQARLLRVLENGEFIKVGSSKVQKTDVRVVAATNVNLLNAVEKGRFREDLYYRLNTVPITVPPLRERGEDIYLLFRKFASDFAEKYRVKPITLTPEAIPVLIDFRFPGNIRQLKNIVEQISVLEYEREIDAETLKRYLPREQASHVPALLNTEKAAEQPFSERDILYKVLFDMRRDVSDLKKLVFEMLTHQPAETDLLKEHSHLFENIGHFDSHTYPAQEQTDGFYLPMKQAQPHEYEDQKIEDIQHENAEESLSLEDKEKEMIVKALKKHNNKRKYAAQDLGISERTLYRKLKQYEIEE